One window of the Paenibacillus beijingensis genome contains the following:
- a CDS encoding MSMEG_1061 family FMN-dependent PPOX-type flavoprotein: MEQWKDGIVTSKDQLVEMVGVPHKTVVHKNISFIDAHIENYLAMSTLFFISSSSLSGQADVSPRGDEPGFVKVMDKKKLIFPDRPGNRRLDSLNNIVENPQVGMIFIIPGLNDVLRINGKAWITRNEELLNQFQWKGKTTRMGVIVEVDECFIHCPRAFNKADLWKSEAWPSKEQMPNLIEMWKAHVALNGITADE; encoded by the coding sequence ATGGAACAATGGAAAGATGGTATTGTAACCTCGAAAGATCAACTGGTCGAGATGGTGGGGGTTCCTCATAAAACAGTCGTGCATAAGAACATTTCGTTTATCGACGCGCATATCGAGAATTATTTGGCGATGTCGACGCTCTTCTTTATTTCTTCATCTTCATTAAGCGGTCAGGCTGATGTTTCCCCGCGCGGAGACGAGCCCGGCTTTGTGAAAGTGATGGACAAGAAAAAGCTCATCTTTCCGGACCGTCCGGGGAACCGGCGCCTGGATTCTTTGAACAACATTGTGGAAAACCCGCAAGTCGGCATGATTTTTATTATTCCCGGCTTAAACGACGTGCTCCGGATTAACGGAAAGGCGTGGATTACGCGCAACGAGGAATTGTTGAACCAATTCCAGTGGAAGGGAAAAACAACCCGCATGGGTGTGATCGTCGAAGTGGATGAGTGTTTTATCCATTGTCCGAGAGCGTTTAATAAGGCTGATCTTTGGAAATCGGAAGCATGGCCGTCCAAGGAGCAAATGCCGAACCTGATCGAGATGTGGAAGGCGCATGTGGCGTTGAACGGCATTACAGCCGACGAGTAG
- a CDS encoding D-serine ammonia-lyase, giving the protein MTDIRIGGKTAGEWEAEFPLLQELISTREVLWLNSRYEAFESGNKQMSINESDIRDAEERLRRFARYIRKAFPETERSEGIIESRVVPIPSMKQALEAMADQTMDGRFLLKCDSHLPISGSIKARGGIYEVLKHAEDLLLQHRLLTVNDDYSVLARDYFRNFFARYSISVGSTGNLGLSIGIISAKLGFQVTVHMSSDAKQWKKDLLRSKGARVVEHSSDYSAAVEQGRRQAESDPDCYFIDDENSRHLFLGYSVAALRLQKQLEDLNITVDEDHPLFVYLPCGVGGGPGGVAFGLKWVYGNHVHCFFAEPTHSPCMLLGMMTGLHDNVSVQDFGIDNVTEADGLAVGRPSGFVGRTIEPFLSGIYTVNDDNLHQLLRGMADTENIRLEPSALAGVYGPIQLLTAPAGKQYLNRHALEDKLKNATHLAWATGGGMVPEVIMDEYYRKGLELSL; this is encoded by the coding sequence ATGACAGACATTCGAATCGGCGGGAAAACGGCAGGTGAGTGGGAAGCGGAATTCCCTTTGCTGCAGGAACTTATTTCAACCCGGGAGGTATTGTGGCTTAATTCCAGGTATGAAGCGTTCGAAAGCGGAAATAAGCAAATGTCGATCAATGAATCGGATATACGAGATGCTGAAGAGAGGTTGCGGCGATTCGCCCGATACATTCGCAAAGCGTTTCCCGAAACCGAACGATCCGAAGGAATTATTGAATCCCGTGTCGTCCCGATCCCGTCCATGAAACAAGCTTTGGAAGCGATGGCCGATCAAACCATGGACGGACGTTTCCTCCTGAAATGCGACAGCCATCTCCCTATATCAGGCTCTATTAAAGCAAGAGGCGGTATCTATGAGGTTCTGAAACACGCGGAGGATTTATTGCTCCAGCATCGACTGCTGACGGTGAATGACGATTACTCGGTTTTGGCTCGCGACTATTTCCGGAATTTCTTCGCCCGTTACTCTATCTCGGTAGGCTCGACCGGCAATTTGGGTCTGAGTATCGGAATCATCAGCGCCAAGCTGGGCTTTCAAGTGACCGTGCATATGTCAAGCGATGCAAAACAGTGGAAAAAAGATTTGCTGCGTAGCAAAGGAGCCCGGGTCGTCGAACATTCATCGGACTATAGCGCGGCTGTTGAGCAGGGAAGGCGTCAAGCTGAGTCGGATCCGGATTGCTATTTCATTGACGATGAGAACTCCCGCCATTTGTTCCTGGGTTATTCCGTTGCTGCGCTGCGGCTCCAAAAACAATTGGAGGATCTGAATATCACAGTGGATGAGGATCATCCCCTATTTGTCTATTTGCCGTGCGGAGTAGGCGGAGGTCCCGGAGGCGTCGCCTTCGGACTGAAATGGGTGTACGGGAACCATGTCCATTGTTTTTTTGCCGAACCGACCCATTCCCCGTGCATGCTGCTCGGAATGATGACGGGTCTTCATGACAACGTATCGGTTCAGGATTTTGGAATCGATAATGTGACAGAAGCGGACGGACTCGCGGTCGGCAGACCTTCCGGGTTTGTCGGACGAACGATTGAGCCGTTCTTGAGCGGCATTTACACCGTAAACGACGACAACTTGCATCAGTTGCTGCGAGGAATGGCCGATACGGAGAACATTCGTCTGGAGCCCTCTGCGCTGGCCGGTGTTTACGGGCCGATTCAACTGTTGACTGCCCCTGCAGGGAAACAATATCTGAATCGCCATGCTCTTGAGGACAAATTGAAGAACGCGACCCACCTTGCTTGGGCTACCGGCGGAGGCATGGTGCCTGAGGTGATCATGGACGAATACTACCGTAAAGGATTGGAGCTGTCTTTGTGA